The following are encoded in a window of Thermostichus vulcanus str. 'Rupite' genomic DNA:
- a CDS encoding type I restriction endonuclease yields MSQTTLATEVTLRQLKQAFGLQLATDPAFFGEWREVDTTVTENEKVVLDRVKDNFLHLMEDPPLLENTVKLVVLAPLLDLAGFYQNPFRIETETSIDVKLEDEGLIIHGRMDVLILRDRLWLLVIESKRSDFSVARAIPQLLTYMLANPDAVQPSFGMITNGNEFIFLKATRQPVAAYANSRLFSLLNPDNELYSVLPILKHLGNQVLPNSR; encoded by the coding sequence ATGAGCCAAACGACCCTAGCAACAGAAGTCACCCTGCGGCAGCTCAAACAGGCTTTTGGGTTGCAGTTGGCGACGGATCCCGCTTTCTTCGGAGAATGGAGGGAAGTGGATACGACCGTTACCGAGAATGAGAAAGTTGTTCTCGATCGAGTCAAAGATAATTTTCTACATCTGATGGAAGACCCGCCGCTCCTAGAAAATACTGTGAAGTTGGTGGTGTTAGCCCCTCTTTTAGATCTAGCAGGTTTTTATCAGAACCCCTTTCGCATAGAAACAGAAACCAGCATTGATGTGAAATTGGAAGATGAAGGCTTAATCATTCACGGACGAATGGATGTGTTGATCTTGAGGGATCGGCTTTGGTTATTGGTAATCGAATCCAAACGAAGTGATTTTTCGGTAGCGCGGGCAATTCCACAACTCCTTACTTATATGTTGGCCAACCCCGATGCTGTTCAGCCTAGCTTCGGCATGATTACCAACGGCAACGAGTTTATCTTTCTCAAAGCGACTCGCCAGCCTGTTGCTGCATACGCAAATTCCCGACTCTTTTCTTTGTTGAATCCTGATAATGAGCTGTATTCCGTGCTGCCAATTCTGAAGCATTTGGGAAACCAAGTGCTCCCTAACAGTCGTTGA
- a CDS encoding methylated-DNA--[protein]-cysteine S-methyltransferase — MSSVTPLYWDRLTNGIPTALEADLILVSDGQALVAVEFSPFEQGLRQRLEKRFRAVDWIPEANPQGVREAVRAYFAGEWDPIQAVPVNPGGTSFQQQVWQALRGIPVGETRTYGELAAQLGNRHGARAVGMANALNPIAIVIPCHRVIGAGADLTGYAGGLERKRWLLAHEGVPLGNCSAHAQLSLLY, encoded by the coding sequence ATGTCGTCCGTAACCCCCTTGTACTGGGATCGCCTCACCAACGGGATCCCGACCGCCCTTGAGGCTGACCTGATCCTGGTTTCGGATGGGCAGGCTCTGGTGGCTGTAGAGTTTTCCCCCTTTGAGCAGGGCCTGCGGCAACGACTCGAAAAACGCTTCCGTGCCGTAGATTGGATCCCTGAGGCGAATCCACAGGGGGTGAGAGAAGCCGTACGGGCCTATTTTGCCGGGGAATGGGATCCCATCCAGGCGGTGCCAGTGAATCCGGGCGGTACCTCCTTTCAGCAGCAGGTATGGCAGGCACTACGCGGGATCCCGGTTGGAGAAACCCGCACCTACGGGGAGCTGGCCGCTCAACTGGGTAACCGCCATGGGGCACGAGCGGTGGGCATGGCCAATGCCCTCAACCCCATCGCCATTGTCATCCCCTGTCATCGCGTTATCGGTGCAGGGGCAGATCTGACGGGGTATGCAGGCGGGTTGGAGCGCAAACGCTGGCTTTTGGCCCATGAAGGGGTACCGCTGGGCAACTGCTCTGCACACGCTCAGTTGAGTTTGCTCTATTGA
- a CDS encoding DMT family transporter: MQLRDVLRLLLLSAIWGFSFIFMRVIAPVLGPVLTAELRVMLAGIALTLYFGLIRFPVGWKEHWRQYLIIGTINSALPFLLFSFAAQHIPAAYSIIFNASAPLFGAIFGVIWLGESFSFSKGLGLLLGLAGVALVSRAGLSTAFSQWFGWAMAACLVASMCYGLAGVYLKRFAQHIKPMGIAAGSQIAAGLVLLPLVPFAPPTGPFTAVIGLNVLGLSLLCSAVAYLFYFQLIADIGPTKALTVTFLVPVFGLLWGALFLGEAVTVSMLLGCGLVLLGTMLVLRRS, from the coding sequence ATGCAATTGAGAGATGTTTTACGCTTGCTCCTGCTGTCCGCTATTTGGGGATTTTCCTTCATTTTTATGCGGGTCATTGCGCCTGTGTTGGGGCCAGTGTTGACCGCAGAGCTGCGGGTGATGTTGGCGGGGATTGCCCTAACGCTTTATTTTGGGTTAATTCGCTTTCCGGTGGGATGGAAAGAGCATTGGCGGCAATACCTAATCATTGGAACGATCAATTCTGCCCTACCTTTTTTGCTGTTTTCCTTTGCCGCACAACATATTCCCGCCGCTTATTCGATTATCTTCAATGCCAGCGCGCCCTTGTTTGGGGCGATTTTCGGGGTGATTTGGCTGGGGGAATCCTTCAGCTTCAGCAAAGGCTTGGGTTTGCTTTTGGGGTTGGCGGGAGTGGCTTTGGTCAGTCGGGCAGGCCTTAGCACAGCATTTTCCCAGTGGTTTGGGTGGGCAATGGCAGCCTGCTTGGTGGCCTCAATGTGTTATGGGTTGGCCGGGGTTTACTTGAAACGCTTTGCCCAACACATTAAACCGATGGGAATTGCAGCCGGTAGCCAAATTGCGGCAGGGTTGGTGCTCTTGCCTTTGGTGCCTTTCGCTCCCCCGACAGGGCCTTTTACAGCCGTGATTGGGTTGAATGTGCTGGGGTTGTCGTTGCTCTGCAGTGCCGTGGCCTATCTGTTTTACTTTCAGTTAATCGCCGATATTGGCCCCACCAAAGCCTTGACCGTTACCTTCTTGGTGCCTGTGTTTGGCTTGCTGTGGGGAGCCCTGTTTTTGGGGGAAGCAGTGACGGTTTCGATGCTGCTGGGGTGTGGGTTGGTGCTGTTGGGAACGATGCTCGTCCTGCGTAGATCCTAG
- a CDS encoding Coenzyme F420 hydrogenase/dehydrogenase, beta subunit C-terminal domain, translating to MGSRSSRPARPIRSGHYPAKELCSQCGLCDTHYVAQVKEACAFLKQQFTELEEQTHGRSRESVRTGSPTSEVSDTDYFGIYEEMFTARKRDPIEGAQWTGIVSSIGMKALNTGLVEGVVCVQADAQDRFKPQPILARTPEEVLAARVNKPTLSPNLSVLEQVEQSGLKRLLVIGVGCQIQALRAVEKRLGLEKLYVLGTPCVDNVSRAGLQKFLETTSRSPDTVVHYEFMQDFRVHFKHEDGSVEKVPFFGLNTKQLKDVFAPSCLSCFDYVNALADLVVGYMGSPLGWQWLVVRNRRGRELLELVWEDLETQPVVSKGSRQAAVQQGIQAYDQAMTLPMWLAHLMGAVIERIGPQGLEYARFSIDSHFTRNYLYVRRHYPEKLEHHVPAFARRIVGQYRLPKT from the coding sequence ATGGGATCCCGTTCCTCACGTCCAGCCCGACCCATCCGTTCCGGCCACTACCCTGCCAAAGAGCTGTGCAGCCAGTGCGGCCTTTGCGATACCCATTACGTGGCGCAGGTCAAAGAAGCCTGTGCGTTCTTAAAACAGCAATTTACGGAATTGGAGGAACAAACCCACGGACGGTCGCGGGAATCGGTACGGACGGGATCCCCAACCTCGGAGGTTTCGGATACCGATTACTTCGGCATTTACGAAGAGATGTTCACGGCCCGCAAACGGGATCCGATCGAGGGAGCCCAGTGGACAGGCATTGTCAGCAGCATCGGCATGAAAGCACTCAATACCGGCTTGGTGGAGGGGGTGGTGTGCGTGCAAGCGGATGCGCAGGATCGCTTTAAGCCGCAACCGATTTTGGCGCGTACCCCCGAGGAAGTTTTGGCGGCACGGGTCAATAAACCGACGTTATCCCCCAATTTGTCTGTTTTGGAACAGGTGGAGCAAAGCGGCCTAAAACGGCTGTTGGTAATCGGGGTGGGTTGTCAAATTCAAGCCTTGCGGGCGGTAGAGAAAAGGCTAGGTCTAGAAAAACTCTACGTATTGGGCACCCCTTGTGTGGATAATGTTAGCCGGGCCGGGTTGCAAAAATTTCTGGAAACCACCAGCCGCTCCCCAGATACGGTTGTGCATTATGAATTCATGCAGGATTTCCGCGTCCATTTCAAGCACGAAGATGGCTCAGTGGAAAAGGTGCCCTTTTTTGGCCTCAATACCAAGCAATTAAAGGATGTTTTTGCCCCCTCCTGCCTCAGTTGTTTTGACTATGTGAATGCCTTGGCGGATCTGGTGGTGGGCTATATGGGATCCCCGTTGGGCTGGCAATGGTTGGTGGTGCGCAATCGGCGTGGGCGAGAATTGCTGGAGCTGGTGTGGGAGGATCTGGAAACGCAGCCGGTAGTATCCAAGGGATCCCGGCAGGCTGCTGTTCAACAAGGGATCCAAGCCTACGATCAAGCCATGACCTTGCCGATGTGGTTGGCCCACCTCATGGGAGCAGTTATTGAACGGATTGGACCGCAGGGGTTGGAATATGCCCGCTTTTCCATTGATTCCCATTTCACCCGCAACTATCTGTATGTCCGCCGCCACTATCCGGAAAAGCTAGAACACCATGTTCCTGCCTTTGCTCGGCGCATTGTCGGTCAGTACCGCTTGCCCAAAACATAA
- a CDS encoding ribonuclease catalytic domain-containing protein has translation MEKGTLVEFRHNSDRVLAVVQGTEGKKNLLLGVSSGQVHSVHPRQITFALNGGSSFTASDIPGFWEAVQAKLDPESLAVAWELVQEDRHTLSLSEMAQLLFSDDSPISTYATYRLLSDDRTYFKPKGEGYEPRTPAQVKEILHQIAVTQQRQQEQAEFEAHVQQALAHPGQGYAWTAAERARLELLERLALQGAAAAIRSHDDLSHNLNVSDRERASQLLEQMGFPATPQGAFDALIALGLWSRHENLALRLTGIPTQFPKEVEHYTQTLLEDPPPENLPIPRRDLTQLHTYTIDDASTRDIDDALSIESWSEEQVKLWIHIADPSRWVQWGDPLDVEARKRGTSVYLPEQVIPMFPPQLSTGPMSLVQGEVRPALSFGIVLGSDGQVREFEICLSQIKVTYRLTYEDADEMLELGAEAELTAIARAAQWRYAWRMSQGAIQIGLPEQDIKVIDEIPHLRVIEDTPARQMVAEMMVLTGDVAARFTHQNGIPVPYRLQPAPDLPSPETLDLYPQGPVRSFAIMRCLSRAEVATQPGRHTGLGLDAYCQVTSPIRRYADLLAHYQIKAFLQGDPLPLTESDVQQLLLALEPGTAEAVQVERKSKRYWSIEYLRLRPGQVWRALVLGYLREHENLVLVMLDEIAFRVPVRLERQIPLGAWIELEVLKADPRADVIELRQVEE, from the coding sequence GTGGAAAAGGGCACGCTGGTGGAGTTTCGTCACAATAGCGACCGTGTGTTGGCGGTGGTTCAGGGCACAGAAGGCAAGAAAAACCTGTTGCTGGGGGTCTCTTCGGGTCAAGTCCACAGCGTTCATCCCCGTCAGATTACCTTTGCTCTGAATGGCGGCTCCAGCTTTACCGCTTCTGATATTCCCGGCTTTTGGGAAGCCGTACAAGCCAAATTGGATCCCGAGAGTCTGGCGGTTGCCTGGGAACTGGTGCAAGAAGACCGCCACACTCTCAGTCTGTCTGAGATGGCCCAGTTGTTGTTTTCCGATGACTCCCCCATTTCTACCTACGCCACCTACCGCCTACTCAGCGACGATCGCACCTATTTCAAGCCGAAAGGGGAAGGCTACGAACCGCGTACTCCAGCTCAGGTGAAGGAGATTTTGCATCAGATTGCGGTTACCCAACAACGGCAGCAGGAACAGGCGGAGTTTGAAGCCCATGTGCAACAGGCTTTGGCCCATCCTGGGCAAGGATATGCCTGGACTGCTGCCGAACGGGCACGGTTGGAGTTGCTGGAGCGATTGGCTTTGCAGGGGGCAGCGGCAGCGATTCGCAGCCACGACGATCTTTCCCACAACCTCAACGTCTCGGATCGGGAACGGGCCTCGCAACTGCTGGAACAGATGGGCTTTCCCGCTACCCCTCAAGGGGCCTTCGATGCGCTGATTGCTCTGGGCTTGTGGAGCCGCCACGAAAACCTGGCCCTACGCCTGACCGGGATCCCGACCCAATTCCCAAAGGAGGTGGAGCACTATACTCAAACCTTGCTGGAGGATCCCCCGCCTGAAAACTTGCCCATACCCCGCCGCGATCTCACCCAGCTTCACACCTACACCATCGACGATGCCAGTACCCGCGATATTGACGATGCCCTCAGTATCGAGTCTTGGTCTGAAGAGCAGGTGAAACTGTGGATCCACATTGCCGACCCCAGCCGCTGGGTGCAGTGGGGGGATCCCCTCGATGTGGAGGCCCGTAAGCGGGGTACGAGTGTGTATCTGCCCGAACAAGTCATCCCGATGTTCCCGCCGCAACTGTCGACTGGCCCGATGAGCTTGGTACAAGGGGAAGTTCGGCCTGCCCTTAGCTTTGGCATTGTGCTGGGATCCGATGGCCAGGTGCGGGAGTTTGAAATTTGCCTTAGCCAAATCAAAGTCACCTACCGCCTCACCTACGAAGATGCGGACGAGATGCTAGAGCTGGGGGCCGAAGCGGAACTTACCGCTATTGCACGGGCAGCTCAGTGGCGCTACGCTTGGCGCATGAGTCAGGGGGCCATCCAGATTGGCCTACCGGAACAAGATATCAAGGTGATTGACGAGATCCCACATCTGCGGGTGATCGAAGATACTCCTGCGCGGCAGATGGTGGCGGAAATGATGGTGTTGACCGGGGATGTGGCGGCCCGCTTCACCCACCAAAATGGGATCCCGGTGCCCTATCGCCTGCAGCCAGCTCCCGATTTGCCTTCCCCTGAAACCCTGGATCTCTATCCCCAAGGGCCTGTGCGCTCCTTTGCCATCATGCGTTGCCTATCGCGGGCGGAAGTGGCCACCCAACCCGGACGCCACACAGGATTGGGCCTGGATGCCTACTGTCAGGTGACCTCCCCGATTCGCCGCTATGCGGATTTGCTGGCTCACTACCAGATCAAAGCCTTTTTGCAGGGGGATCCCTTGCCTTTGACAGAGTCGGATGTGCAGCAGTTGTTGCTGGCTTTGGAGCCGGGTACTGCCGAAGCTGTTCAGGTGGAGCGCAAATCCAAACGCTACTGGAGCATCGAATATCTGCGCCTGCGACCGGGCCAGGTATGGCGGGCTTTGGTGCTGGGCTATCTGCGGGAGCACGAGAATTTGGTGCTGGTGATGCTGGATGAAATCGCCTTTCGGGTGCCTGTGAGGTTAGAACGTCAAATCCCCCTTGGGGCTTGGATTGAACTCGAAGTGCTGAAAGCGGATCCCCGTGCAGATGTCATCGAATTGCGGCAGGTGGAAGAGTAA
- a CDS encoding sulfite oxidase-like oxidoreductase, whose amino-acid sequence MGKFFQKLVGEDPLSGRVPPGQHLARGFPVFTYGDTPVIQPEEWQLRIWGCVEKEVVITWEDLLALPQHTFTADFHCVTRWSKLDVTWAGVRIPDLLAAVSIRPEAKAVMQHCYGGYTTNLTLEEFIRPENYIVHTLEGERLPVDHGGPVRTLIPHLYAWKSAKWISGLEFLPEDQPGFSERNGYHMRGEPWSEERYSDL is encoded by the coding sequence GTGGGCAAGTTTTTTCAAAAGTTGGTTGGAGAGGATCCCTTGTCTGGCCGAGTGCCTCCTGGGCAGCATTTGGCGCGGGGCTTTCCCGTTTTCACCTACGGGGATACCCCGGTGATCCAGCCGGAAGAATGGCAGTTGCGCATTTGGGGATGCGTAGAAAAAGAGGTGGTGATTACCTGGGAGGATCTGCTGGCGCTGCCCCAACACACCTTCACGGCAGATTTTCACTGTGTCACCCGCTGGTCGAAGCTGGATGTAACCTGGGCGGGGGTGCGCATCCCCGATTTGTTGGCGGCGGTGTCGATTCGTCCTGAGGCCAAGGCGGTGATGCAACATTGTTACGGCGGCTACACCACCAACCTGACCCTAGAGGAGTTCATCCGTCCCGAAAACTATATTGTGCATACCCTAGAAGGGGAGCGGCTCCCGGTGGATCATGGCGGCCCGGTGCGGACTCTGATACCCCATCTCTACGCCTGGAAAAGTGCCAAGTGGATTAGCGGCCTGGAGTTTCTCCCAGAAGATCAACCGGGTTTTTCGGAACGCAACGGCTACCACATGCGCGGCGAACCTTGGTCGGAAGAACGCTACAGCGATCTGTGA
- a CDS encoding response regulator transcription factor, producing MDNPKRLLLIDDDPNLILLVKDYLEFRGYEVIPASNGREGLEAMRNFTPDLIICDVMMPEMDGYTFVETIRANSATDWVPVIFLSARGQTADRVRGLTTGADVYMVKPFEPEELVAQVESSLKHTDRLLQMQNIGIQPIMKLDREIDLTPTETKVIQYVAKGMSNREIADALGVSQRTIESHVSNMLGKTGLHNRTELARWAMESGLGKNRV from the coding sequence GTGGATAACCCAAAGCGTTTGTTGCTCATTGATGATGACCCGAACTTGATCCTCCTGGTTAAGGACTACCTGGAGTTTCGCGGCTATGAAGTGATCCCAGCCAGCAACGGTCGAGAGGGGCTAGAGGCGATGCGTAACTTTACCCCTGACCTGATCATCTGTGACGTGATGATGCCGGAGATGGACGGCTACACCTTTGTGGAGACGATTCGAGCGAATTCTGCCACCGATTGGGTGCCGGTGATCTTTTTGTCGGCACGCGGGCAAACGGCGGATCGGGTACGCGGCCTCACCACAGGGGCGGATGTTTACATGGTTAAGCCCTTTGAACCAGAAGAATTGGTAGCCCAGGTGGAGTCTTCTTTGAAACATACGGATCGCTTGTTGCAAATGCAAAATATCGGCATTCAACCGATCATGAAACTGGATCGGGAAATTGACCTCACTCCAACGGAAACGAAAGTGATCCAATATGTGGCTAAGGGGATGTCCAATCGGGAGATCGCGGATGCTCTTGGGGTAAGCCAGCGCACCATCGAAAGCCATGTCAGCAACATGTTGGGTAAAACTGGCCTCCACAACCGTACGGAATTGGCGCGTTGGGCCATGGAAAGTGGGTTGGGCAAAAACCGAGTTTAA